Proteins encoded together in one Pectinophora gossypiella chromosome 20, ilPecGoss1.1, whole genome shotgun sequence window:
- the LOC126376298 gene encoding 60S ribosomal protein L6: MAPPQPKAAAKPAAAPAGGVKKAKVGKPRNYDLGNGVVRFSQSKMFHKKAKYKFVGKKNPKAEKPKKPTTVVKQIGGEKNGGTRTVLLRRRRSFYPTQDKIRTSSHHKTFSKHVRRTRPHLTPGTVCILLAGRHAGKRVVLVGVLPSGLLLVTGPFAFNSCPLRRVPQRYVIGTSTKVDLGDFKLPAHLDDTYFKKNKKSVKRSVKRKQGEDIFATKKEKYVPSEQRKADQKSVDEAVIKAIGKRTDKKLLRGYLKSAFGLRSSQYPHRLRF, encoded by the exons ATGGCTCCACCACAGCCCAAGGCGGCGGCCAAGCCCGCTGCAGCCCCCGCGGGCGGAGTCAAGAAGGCCAAAGTTGGCAAACCGAGGAATTATGACCTGGGTAATGGAGTTGTTCGTTTCTCCCAGTCGAAGATGTTCCACAAGAAG GCTAAGTACAAGTTTGTGGGCAAAAAGAACCCGAAGGCTGAGAAACCCAAGAAGCCCACCACAGTGGTGAAGCAGATTGGTGGTGAGAAGAATGGAGGCACCCGTACCGTCCTTCTCCGTCGCAGAAGGTCTTTCTACCCTACCCAAGACAA GATCCGCACCAGCTCGCACCACAAGACGTTCAGCAAGCACGTGCGCCGGACGAGGCCCCACCTGACCCCCGGCACAGTGTGCATCCTGCTGGCCGGCCGCCACGCCGGCAAGCGCGTTGTGCTCGTCGGAGTGCTGCCCAGCGGTCTACTGCTTGTCACCGGACCTTTTGCT TTCAACTCATGCCCCCTGCGCCGCGTGCCCCAGCGCTACGTCATCGGCACCTCCACCAAGGTGGACCTGGGCGACTTCAAGCTGCCCGCGCACCTCGACGACACTTACTTCAAGAAGAACAAGAAGAGTGTCAAGCGCAGCGTCAAACGCAAGCAGGGTGAAGACATCTTCGCCACCAAGAAAGAG AAATACGTGCCAAGCGAGCAGCGCAAGGCAGACCAGAAGTCAGTGGACGAGGCGGTGATTAAGGCCATCGGCAAGCGCACGGACAAGAAGCTGCTGCGAGGCTACCTCAAGTCGGCCTTCGGACTGCGCTCGAGCCAGTACCCGCACCGCCTGCGGTTCTAG
- the LOC126376205 gene encoding SANT and BTB domain regulator of class switch recombination, which yields MASPNLEAETTSMFMQKGDSRKVKSPTRSEMSSRRNSAIKTNIPPEIITVKDFFDFMKTAYQVYEHLEGEGDEGTKIDWEELTKLTVINHVIEQGERDLLYQTAYTEQKPVISKSDTALARKNNEIEQLGKRYSCSEIEDKVRRRSLPPDAKVEMLGVWTEANLNCKLNDVINEGILDSILPYLVGYKKPTKTTSAYAPIIKKSSTTSTEVKKPASFGGFVNEKDSRDRLGRRKSVIAAQEQRVNSHKQEGDVEIHVCDEVKGLKKDFRCPQKLLVSKMGYFADVTAGQRLEDMDISVHCDIQIFDWLMRWVKRDTILVADWPLLDPHNVVPILVSASFLQMEPLLHDCFIYCHAHLNEIVKTSTNLACLSDALLNRLAAMYTNEELEAIRDRKDKIQSRLYCKMILSLAEPVPETLRGHYATLATLFKCSKCNKLLGRHVAEQVPCQPASMRVDRRGNVISVHTKDPTWSLNEYITWLYGELRSWRRVYWRLWADCHFLRCQLCDSFFPAYQMEWCSHHEQPPHMFALEGRSPLPAGRYPCCGERAYRFETITRNTGCQFREHMTDERLASDAAVMEIYGKFRDIIAMRPPQLMFPDRLTRLVARDPGEDSNGRLQCKEVFWWEGIQLVPSRPSLGLLGKLYTSNNKFNPCARPESPSLAVARASCHSCHSLAGNCSSTTSPTENVNNPSAIKEPRLKSPPRPEGSKTKKGACGGGDSGDCGDEQESSSDESEQSAGSGRSDEDAPPRRAPRPPPPHARNNSSKRSRVVGRQWVASLSARSNQDGQRRFEERAARQMRAALARRAALPPTKIKTPPGGIYARLEAEWRERHGQRPRNASSARPRHPAKYK from the exons ATGGCTAGTCCGAATCTTGAGGCGGAAACAACATCGATGTTTATGCAAAAAGGAGATAGTAGGAAAGTCAAAAGTCCTACGCGATCAGAGATGAGTTCTAGAAGAAATTCCgctataaaaactaatattccACCCGAAATCATCACCGTAAAGGATTTCTTTGATTTTATGAAGACTGCTTATCAAGTTTACGAGCATTTGGAAGGGGAAGGAGACGAAGGAACCAAGATTGACTGGGAAGAGCTGACGAAACTAACTGTTATCAACCACGTGATTGAACAAGGGGAACGGGATTTACTGTATCAAACTGCATATACGGAGCAAAAGCCAGTTATAAGCAAAAGCGATACTGCACTCGCAAGAAAAAACAACGAAATAGAGCAATTAGGAAAGCGGTACAGCTGCAGTGAAATAGAGG ATAAAGTAAGGAGGAGGTCTTTGCCACCGGATGCTAAGGTAGAAATGTTGGGAGTATGGACTGAAGCCAATTTAAACTGTAAACTTAACGAT GTTATAAATGAAGGAATATTGGATTCCATTCTCCCTTACCTTGTAGGATACAAAAAACCCACAAAGACGACAAGTGCCTATGCGCCTATTATCAAAAAGTCTTCTACTACTTCAACGGAAGTTAAAAAACCTGCCAGTTTTGGAG gtTTTGTAAACGAAAAAGATTCTAGAGATCGTCTTGGAAGACGAAAATCAGTGATAGCCGCGCAAGAACAACGCGTCAACAGCCATAAACAAGA agGCGATGTCGAGATTCATGTGTGTGACGAAGTGAAAGGCCTGAAAAAAGACTTCAGATGTCCTCAGAAACTTTTGGTGTCCAAAATGGGGTACTTTGCTGACGTGACGGCCGGTCAAAGATTGGAAGACATGGATATATCGGTGCATTGTGATatacag ATTTTTGACTGGCTGATGCGATGGGTTAAGAGAGACACGATTTTGGTGGCAGACTGGCCGCTGCTCGACCCTCACAACGTGGTGCCTATACTCGTCTCCGCATCTTTCTTACAG ATGGAGCCACTACTCCACGACTGCTTCATCTACTGCCACGCGCACTTGAACGAGATCGTCAAGACATCGACCAACCTCGCTTGCCTCAGCGATGCCTTGCTAAACAG ACTAGCAGCAATGTACACGAACGAAGAGCTGGAGGCGATCCGGGACAGGAAGGACAAAATCCAGTCCCGGCTGTATTGCAAGATGATCCTGTCACTAGCTGAACCAGTGCCGGAGACACTGCGCGGCCACTATGCCACCCTCGCCACGCTGTTCAAATGCAGCAA ATGCAACAAGCTGCTGGGGCGACACGTGGCGGAGCAGGTGCCATGCCAGCCGGCCAGTATGCGCGTCGACCGCCGTGGAAACGTCATCTCCGTACACACAAA GGATCCAACGTGGAGCCTGAACGAGTATATAACGTGGTTGTACGGTGAGCTGCGGTCGTGGCGGCGCGTCTACTGGCGGTTGTGGGCCGACTGCCACTTCCTGCGCTGCCAGCTCTGCGACAGCTTCTTCCCTGCTTATCAG ATGGAGTGGTGCAGCCACCACGAGCAGCCGCCTCACATGTTTGCTTTGGAGGGCCGCTCCCCGCTGCCAGCCGGCCGCTACCCCTGCTGCGGCGAGCGTGCCTACCGCTTCGAGACCATTACCAGGAACACT GGTTGCCAGTTCCGCGAGCACATGACGGACGAGCGACTGGCGTCAGACGCGGCTGTGATGGAGATCTACGGCAAGTTCCGCGATATCATCGCCATGCGCCCGCCGCAGCTCATGTTCCCCGACCGGCTCACCCGACTGGTTGCTAGAG ATCCGGGAGAGGACAGCAACGGCCGCCTGCAATGCAAGGAGGTCTTCTGGTGGGAGGGCATCCAACTGGTGCCCTCTAGACCCTCCCTCGGTCTACTCGGCAAGCTGTACACCAGCAATAACAAGTTCAACC CATGTGCGCGGCCCGAGTCACCCTCTCTGGCCGTGGCGAGAGCGTCGTGTCATTCGTGCCACTCACTGGCTGGAAACTGTTCGAGCACGACCTCCCCGACCGAAAACGTCAACAACCCCAGTGCGATCAAGGAGCCACGTCTCAAGTCCCCACCCAGGCCTGAAGGCTCCAAAACCAAG AAAGGCGCGTGCGGGGGCGGAGACTCCGGCGACTGCGGCGACGAGCAGGAGAGCTCTTCTGACGAGAGTGAGCAGAGCGCCGGGTCGGGCAGGAGCGATGAAGACGCCCCGCCGCGACGGGctccgcgcccgccgccgccgcatgCGCGGAATAA CAGCAGCAAGCGGTCCCGCGTGGTGGGCCGCCAGTGGGTGGCGTCGCTGTCGGCCCGCAGCAACCAGGACGGCCAGAGGCGCTTCGAGGAGCGCGCCGCGCGGCAGATGCGGGCCGCGctcgcccgccgcgccgccctgcCGCCCACCAAGATCAAGACCCCACCAG GCGGTATCTACGCGCGGCTGGAGGCGGAGTGGCGCGAGCGCCACGGCCAGCGGCCGCGCAACGCGTCGTCGGCGCGGCCGCGACACCCCGCCAAGTACAAGTGA